The Mercurialis annua linkage group LG8, ddMerAnnu1.2, whole genome shotgun sequence genome window below encodes:
- the LOC126661062 gene encoding uncharacterized protein LOC126661062 — translation MGSTEMKKMGKEDRKGKKRKACTEDCLFEVFEIILNYNGQFEDFGYFNEDLAVRKFHIEDIGLNSLDKWLLELKVEGLLMYYWRRAGMYTEELIPMENDDHVMDMALAGTQDGSVDVYVRKLSCVDVCNLRPVFGHTLFELKELEDGDDALEQQGVGEAEPVGVLQIEGPVEAVEVPQIEGPGEPVEVLHIEGQEEGEPLDLLQIEAVEEPSEEQQQIGGSD, via the exons ATGGGATCcacagaaatgaaaaaaatgggaAAAGAAGACAGAAAAGGGAAGAAACGAAAAG CTTGTACTGAAGATTGTCTTTTTGAGGTCTTTGAAATTATTCTGAACTACAATGGACAGTTTGAAGACTTTGGTTATTTTAATGAGGATTTGGCTGTTAGAAAATTTCATATTGAGGATATAGGATTAAATAGTCTAGATAAGTGGTTACTTGAATTGAAGGTTGAGGGATTGTTAATGTATTATTGGAGGCGGGCTGGCATGTATACTGAAGAATTAATTCCCATGGAAAATGATGACCATGTCATGGACATGGCACTGGCTGGGACACAAGATGGTAGTGTTGATGTGTATGTTAGGAAGTTAAGTTGTGTTGACGTGTGCAACCTAAGGCCTGTATTTGGACACACATTATTTGAGTTGAAAGAACTTGAAGATGGGGATGATGCATTGGAGCAACAGGGTGTTGGTGAGGCTGAACCGGTGGGGGTGCTGCAGATTGAAGGTCCTGTGGAAGCAGTGGAGGTGCCGCAGATTGAAGGTCCCGGTGAACCAGTGGAGGTCCTGCATATTGAAGGTCAAGAAGAAGGTGAACCACTGGATTTGCTGCAAATTGAAGCAGTTGAAGAACCCTCGGAGGAGCAGCAGCAGATTGGTGGGTCAGACTGA
- the LOC126662084 gene encoding E3 ubiquitin-protein ligase SINA-like 10 yields MPENRVRSFDLELMDCAVCCEPLRPPIIQCQNGHATCNSCSVKMGKCHACTLPIGPMRCRIMEAVVESLTVYCQNRVYGCQESFNYDEKTDHEKYCSFIECSCPIPECNVKGSSETIYAHCKELHKDILTLFNFGRKFAVSVDMHDRGLLLQEEQSDVVFVLNNTKCSYGNIITVFCLGPLSNGSCPYDIEVKFDESSVHRFHSSTKNFQDTNKYYRSLTGFLLDSSDQEFFADGLIKMEISVYRSLELGSADDV; encoded by the exons ATGCCTGAAAATAGAGTCCGTTCGTTTGATCTTGAACTCATGGACTGTGCCGTATGCTGTGAACCTCTACGCCCTCCCATTATTCAG TGTCAGAATGGACATGCAACATGCAACTCCTGCTCTGTAAAGATGGGTAAATGTCATGCTTGCACTTTGCCAATCGGACCGATGCGCTGTCGGATAATGGAAGCAGTCGTGGAGTCTTTAACGGTTTACTGCCAGAACAGAGTATATGGTTGCCAAGAAAGCTTCAATTACGACGAGAAGACAGATCACGAGAAATACTGCTCTTTTATAGAGTGTTCATGCCCGATTCCAGAGTGCAATGTGAAGGGCTCGTCCGAAACCATTTATGCTCACTGCAAAGAGTTGCATAAAGATATTCTCACACTATTTAACTTTGGACGTAAATTTGCAGTTTCTGTGGACATGCATGATAGGGGTTTGCTTCTCCAAGAAGAACAATCAGACGTTGTGTTTGTTCTGAACAACACGAAGTGCTCTTATGGGAATATTATAACAGTGTTTTGTCTCGGCCCATTGTCAAACGGAAGCTGCCCTTATGACATCGAAGTGAAGTTTGATGAATCGTCAGTGCACAGGTTTCATTCTTCTACCAAGAATTTTCAAGACACCAACAAGTATTACCGTTCATTGACAGGATTCCTTCTTGATAGTAGCGACCAAGAGTTTTTTGCTGACGGGTTGATCAAGATGGAAATTTCGGTATATCGATCGTTGGAGCTTGGTTCTGCAGATGATGTTTAA
- the LOC126662085 gene encoding uncharacterized protein LOC126662085, with protein sequence MGKRKRERRERERQSERDKRWEKGSNSRDNPLQLHDTDSESSQEVVEVSPGGGKLFQINLHHHGDLGDLAYYGGEVQSRIYHIGEIEMSNLDTWCRRLYGGKAIVDYHWCPKGIEYRDGIKAINHEQDFREMAVTGLKAGSVEVYVREYSVKDIKELHEKIKLDLEPPPLPPSTVVIEELVDPEAGPGVEVNIPVQDQGPPVILPEIEGVLLIEWHDNNVQAPVIDALEPEDAVAGLEEGVQAAVVDAWEPDPFVDVVQEGLDEVQEGLDEVQEGLDEAQEGLAEGLNLNEHEEVVGTEKESEARLAEVTEEGEVPEGGPDCPPSTLERMAQGLFDHMAEELEGMEGLFDDDDQNEVQAEEQSGQRGKNEGEKPTLDDVELNVEDYIVDPDYDIWDDDDDLITELRSTGQYFEEGPDAQHEDDVDVGSSQRSGGRPRGESQAEFRPGGVDRTIHPEADEQEEEIDSDYIASDDNNTASESDGDGRVKFRMFNEEKEMENPTFKNGLQFVNREQFKKTCRQWGIKHRYQLHFPVNEKTRVRAKCFDKSDNVPKCRFEIFASKQNMSDPDDETFLVKTLNLVHTCPKRRSNFHMTSAYLAESFLEEFRANPDYNPEQFVAKIAQELKQKISVQTARRARLRAVRKLEGDEDGQYAKLYDYRREVLRTNPGSTVDFKEPRGKFAGMYMCLAGMKNAFRNGLRQIVCLDGCWLKGKYGGQLLSATGIDPNDCMYPLAMAWVKVENTENWTWFLELLKADLHLGNRTTFMSDKQKGLIHALDALFPHSEHRYCWRHLWANFRTTFHLQHLKPLIWNIGIATYTSKLNAAMKVLENTHTAGYNWIEERSREHWSRAHFRPQVKCDILLNNLAEAFNKYVLTSRTRPILTMFEMIRTQLMKRIHDKQIFGSKINSRLCPKIRKKLDKIIEEGWNYTAHPAGSPQVQVIGPGGQFVVNLDERTCTCRRWDLTGIPCVHACPCIYENNEVPENYVDDCYTKATYQKVYSYVINPLNGADMWETDPNPFHIIVPPSPVQTKKRGRKSTVRRKEAEELEQQHEQTVQEAHAKRAKLGRKGLQKVKCSECNRFGHNKRTCKKDNDQAACGGDTQPEARAAGDETGGEAPDAGEVPGGEFGTGEQAPTGESGVHLSGAYSATEQASVEQQGAGEPSHDTSTQAARAAKRKGKRPAGREVPSRYRDCLRKRTTNK encoded by the exons TTTCACCAGGAGGGGGCAAATTATTCCAGATTAATTTACATCACCATGGGGATCTTGGTGACTTGGCCTATTATGGTGGGGAAGTTCAAAGTAGGATATACCATATTGGTGAGATTGAAATGTCCAACCTTGACACATGGTGTAGGAGGCTATACGGCGGAAAAGCCATTGTTGATTACCATTGGTGTCCGAAGGGAATCGAATACCGGGATGGGATAAAGGCGATAAACCATGAACAAGATTTCAGGGAAATGGCTGTGACAGGATTAAAGGCAGGGTCTGTTGAGGTATACGTAAGGGAGTATTCTGTCAAGGACATTAAAGAGTTACATGAAAAGATTAAGCTTGACTTGGAGCCTCCTCCTCTTCCCCCTAGTACTGTTGTTATTGAGGAGCTTGTGGACCCGGAGGCTGGGCCAGGGGTAGAGGTGAATATACCAGTTCAAGATCAGGGGCCACCTGTGATTTTACCAGAAATTGAGGGGGTTTTGTTGATTGAGTGGCACGACAACAATGTGCAGGCACCAGTTATAGATGCATTGGAGCCGGAGGATGCAGTAGCGGGGCTGGAAGAGGGTGTGCAGGCTGCAGTTGTAGATGCTTGGGAGCCTGACCCGTTTGTTGATGTGGTGCAAGAGGGGCTGGATGAGGTTCAGGAGGGGCTGGATGAGGTTCAGGAGGGGCTGGATGAGGCGCAGGAGGGGCTGGCAGagggtttaaatttaaatgaacatGAAGAAGTGGTTGGGACAGAGAAAGAGTCTGAGGCCAGATTGGCAGAGGTTACTGAAGAGGGGGAGGTGCCAGAAGGGGGGCCAGATTGTCCCCCTTCAACTCTAGAGAGGATGGCACAGGGTCTATTTGATCATATGGCTGAGGAGCTAGAGGGCATGGAGGGGCTGTTTGATGACGATGACCAAAATGAGGTTCAAGCAGAGGAACAATCCGGTCAAAGGGGGAAGAATGAGGGTGAGAAGCCAACTCTTGACGACGTCGAGCTAAATGTCGAAGATTACATCGTCGACCCAGACTACGACATATGGGACGACGATGACGATTTGATAACGGAGCTTAGATCGACGGGCCAATATTTTGAAGAGGGACCAGATGCCCAACATGAGGATGATGTAGATGTTGGATCTTCACAGAGATCTGGTGGGAGACCAAGGGGAGAGAGTCAGGCAGAATTTCGCCCGGGGGGCGTTGATAGAACTATACATCCAGAAGCTGACGAGCAGGAGGAGGAGATAGACTCGGACTACATTGCTTCAGATGATAACAACACGGCTTCCGAGTCTGACGGTGACGGTCGGGTGAAGTTCAGGATGTTCAACGAGGAGAAAGAGATGGAAAATCCAACCTTCAAGAATGGATTGCAATTTGTGAACAGAGAGCAATTCAAGAAAACATGTAGGCAGTGGGGCATCAAACACAGGTATCAACTGCATTTTCCTGTCAACGAGAAGACCCGTGTCAGGGCTAAGTGCTTTGACAAGAGTGACAATGTACCTAAGTGTCGGTTTGAAATATTTGCATCCAAGCAAAACATGTCAGATCCGGATGATGAAACATTCCTAGTGAAGACCCTGAACTTGGTACACACTTGCCCGAAGAGAAGATCGAATTTCCACATGACCAGTGCCTATCTGGCTGAGAGTTTCTTGGAGGAGTTTAGGGCCAATCCAGATTACAACCCTGAGCAGTTTGTTGCTAAGATTGCACAGGAGCTGAAGCAGAAGATCAGTGTGCAGACGGCACGAAGAGCACGACTCAGGGCTGTAAGAAAATTGGAGGGGGATGAGGATGGGCAGTATGCTAAGTTGTATGACTACCGAAGGGAGGTCCTTCGAACCAATCCGGGGAGCACAGTGGATTTTAAAGAGCCTCGAGGAAAGTTTGCGGGTATGTACATGTGCTTGGCTGGAATGAAGAATGCCTTCCGGAATGGGCTGAGGCAGATCGTTTGTCTGGACGGTTGCTGGTTGAAGGGGAAGTATGGGGGTCAGTTGCTATCTGCAACTGGGATTGACCCCAATGATTGCATGTATCCTCTGGCTATGGCATGGGTGAAGGTTGAGAATACTGAAAACTGGACGTGGTTTTTGGAGCTATTGAAGGCTGATTTGCATCTGGGCAACAGGACAACCTTCATGTCAGACAAACAGAAG GGCCTCATACATGCACTGGACGCGCTTTTTCCACATTCAGAGCACAGGTATTGCTGGAGGCATCTGTGGGCAAATTTCAGAACCACCTTCCACTTGCAACATTTAAAGCCGCTTATATGGAACATTGGGATTGCAACCTACACATCCAAATTGAATGCTGCCATGAAAGTTTTGGAGAATACTCATACGGCGGGCTACAACTGGATTGAGGAGAGATCTAGGGAGCATTGGTCCAGGGCACATTTCAGGCCGCAAGTCAAGTGTGACATATTGCTGAACAATTTAGCGGAGGCCTTCAATAAATATGTACTGACTTCGAGGACGAGACCTATCTTGACGATGTTTGAAATGATTAGGACTCAGCTGATGAAGCGGATCCATGACAAACAGATTTTTGGGAGCAAGATTAATTCGCGGTTGTGCCCTAAAATTAGGAAAAAACTGGACAAGATAATTGAAGAGGGTTGGAATTACACCGCACACCCTGCCGGCAGTCCTCAAGTGCAAGTTATAGGTCCCGGAGGTCAGTTCGTGGTAAATTTGGATGAAAGGACTTGCACATGTAGGCGTTGGGACCTCACTGGGATTCCATGCGTTCACGCATGCCCCTGTATTTATGAGAACAATGAGGTCCCAGAGAACTATGTGGACGACTGCTACACAAAAGCCACCTACCAAAAAGTGTACAGCTATGTTATCAACCCTTTGAATGGGGCTGATATGTGGGAAACCGATCCAAATCCATTCCATATCATAGTTCCTCCCTCGCCTGTGCAAACAAAGAAGCGGGGTAGAAAATCGACGGTAAGACGAAAGGAAGCGGAAGAGCTAGAGCAGCAACATGAACAGACTGTACAGGAGGCCCATGCAAAGAGGGCAAAGTTAGGACGTAAGGGGCTTCAGAAGGTTAAATGCAGTGAATGTAACCGATTTGGCCACAACAAACGGACGTGCAAAAAGGACAATGACCAAGCTGCATGTGGGGGTGACACTCAGCCAGAAGCAAGAGCTGCAGGGGATGAAACAGGGGGAGAAGCACCAGATGCAGGGGAGGTtccaggtggggagtttggaaCTGGAGAGCAGGCCCCAACAGGAGAGTCTGGCGTACACCTAAGTGGAGCCTATTCTGCAACAGAACAAGCCTCGGTTGAACAGCAAGGTGCAGGGGAACCCAGTCATGACACTTCTACACAAGCTGCTCGAGCTGCTAAGAGAAAAGGAAAGAGGCCTGCTGGTCGAGAAGTCCCTTCGCGATACAGGGACTGTTTGAGGAAACGAACAACGAACAAGTAG